The Linepithema humile isolate Giens D197 chromosome 2, Lhum_UNIL_v1.0, whole genome shotgun sequence genome has a segment encoding these proteins:
- the LOC105674933 gene encoding cytochrome c oxidase subunit 6B2 isoform X2, whose translation MVKASEITADTYKTAPFDPRFPNQNQTRYCYQSFVDFQRCRKKHDENYEACQYFKRVYTSMCPNAWVEKWDGQVDAGTFAGRI comes from the exons ATGGTGAAGGCGTCGGAAATCACAGCGGATACGTACAAAACCGCACCGTTCGATCCTAGATTCCCTAATCAGAATCAGACCAG ATACTGTTATCAGAGCTTCGTAGACTTCCAACGATGCAGGAAGAAGCATGATGAGAATTATGAAGCCTGCCAGTACTTTAAGAGGGTCTACACTTCAATGTGTCCAAACGCTTGGGTAGAGAAATGGGATGGACAAGTCGACGCGGGCACGTTTGCCGGTCGCATCTAA
- the LOC105674933 gene encoding serine/threonine-protein kinase fray2 isoform X1: MDSKRYERSTRSNTESPPAPPSPPMYSTGYSTTHDGHKSRVSTRHSPSPTVDYHRSSRSSRNDSPLQERRKRRRSGSRPSPVRSHRRSRSSDRDRDRDRDRDRDRERSRKYSRRDRSRSRSRGRSRSRDRRRSRSRNRSKDRHRYKESRRHHARAPSYESDALEDHGEEAGMATHQTATVAPQPNAFKNDGSFMEMFKKMQEQMQPTVQKPTTSVLEEKHVVPPPLMVGKRRGGRILKTGMVAKPKTEQTVEQPKDAWSLYMAEVKKYREVCCQEEDNTRPLVK; the protein is encoded by the coding sequence ATGGATTCAAAGCGGTATGAACGCAGCACCAGGTCGAATACCGAATCGCCACCCGCTCCGCCCTCGCCTCCCATGTATAGTACAGGTTACAGCACGACACACGACGGTCACAAGAGCCGAGTCAGCACGCGGCACTCGCCTTCGCCCACCGTGGACTACCATCGAAGCAGTAGATCCTCGCGGAACGACTCGCCACTCCAGGAGCGACGCAAGCGTCGCCGTAGTGGCTCACGACCATCCCCGGTGCGCTCCCACAGACGGTCCAGATCCAGCGACCGGGACCGGGATCGCGATCGTGATCGCGACCGCGATCGAGAAAGGTCGCGCAAATATTCCAGAAGAGATAGATCGCGATCAAGATCGCGCGGCAGATCCCGCTCGCGGGACAGAAGACGGAGTCGCAGTCGTAATCGCAGCAAAGACAGGCATAGGTACAAAGAAAGCCGCAGGCATCACGCTAGAGCACCGTCATACGAGTCGGATGCTTTGGAGGATCACGGAGAAGAGGCCGGAATGGCGACGCATCAGACGGCGACTGTTGCCCCGCAGCCAAATGCCTTCAAGAATGATGGTAGCTTCATGGAGATGTTCAAGAAGATGCAAGAGCAAATGCAGCCCACCGTGCAAAAACCCACCACTTCCGTGCTGGAGGAGAAGCATGTGGTGCCGCCGCCGTTAATGGTGGGCAAGAGAAGAGGCGGTAGAATTCTAAAGACCGGAATGGTGGCAAAGCCAAAGACAGAACAGACGGTGGAACAGCCGAAGGACGCGTGGTCGCTGTACATGGCGGAGGTGAAGAAGTATCGAGAAGTCTGCTGTCAGGAGGAGGACAACACACGGCCGTTGGTCAAATAG